TAAGTCATCGACTGGACggctttcaagtaagtcgtctagaataaatgttttatttttcaattgcaaatcTAACCTGAAACGaattacatggaagtcgtctagttataataaaataatgatttttttttttggttttcaactggacgacttatgGGTAAGTCATCtacaactggacgacttacgtgtaagtcgtacaggaaaagtcaaatttctgacacaatccggtcaaatgcaaaactaacttgtttatcctagacgacttacatggaagtcgtctctgGTTTtttcgagatttttttttaaaacaaaagtatgccaatatttacaaaggaagacttccaaAGAAGTCTGCCGTAGAGACGACTTCTCTGtcctttgtaaaattttaattgcaaaaatgacctaaatggacgacttctaCGAAAGTCTACTAGAAGACCTCTGTGGATGTCGTCTGCGTCAGTGTTTAATAAACTTgcaatttttcaaaaactataaagaatttttaacattttcttgttaattcatgtttattaatcaatatttgggctactgaatgaaatttataacttaattaatgaggttaccaacattcatgttaattaaagtttctagTCTAATGTGCTTTTAACTCATACATGTTCTATGtttgctaatgtgttttattttgaatttttgcagATGGATCGTCAGTTACaagcagtgtatggagaatggttgttgaaagatggctgttggaattttgtggttgataagtTCAATGGAGCGAGACTGTTCTTTTTGAGTGAAagttcgacacatgctgaacttgttgcaatggctcaagaagattataacatGGATATGAACACCGAGTTTGGGAGTTAGCCTACTCATTACCAGAAGCAATGATCCAACGGATGGCTCCAGACaccctcctattcatgttacaagtgatagacaagttcggaacttgctcgagataactaAAACGCATGAAGtacgtctttgtgtatcaagccttAGCAAGATGAGAACGGTTCCAAAGGAAggggatgaagatgatgatgatatggcTGAAGATGATGAAGGGGATGAAGCTGATAAAggggatgaagaagatgatgatatggctgaagatgaaaatcatgatggggaggaggatgatggggaggaggatggtGCGGTGGAGGATGTTGATATCCCTGTTGTTGCTGAAGCGGTTGATGATGTTGAGGGTTACAATGAGTATGGAAAGGttaaagatgaggatgaggaataAAATGACGATATAGGTTTTGAAGATTTCAAAGGGACATATGGTAGtgaaggaggaagatcgaatGCTAGCAAGATcaatgtcaaccagagttttgctaGTAGGGATGCACTGGTTTCAGAGATGCGGTAGACAGCGGTGAGGCGTaagttctccttcagaatatacaagtcaacggAAACTCTCcttgtggcaacatgtcgtgTTAATGGTTGAGGCGTaagttctccttcagaatatacaagCCAATTTTACGTACTTGATTCCTAAACCACACAGAGACCGTGGTCCCCTCCCCCCCTAGTCAGAATATGCATGTATCTATTAGTTCTAGCTTGTCTGATATGGTACAGTACAACACAAGGTGATGAAATATTACGGGATGGATGGTAGAGAAATACGCCAAGCTCTGGTTTCTGATCCCGAACCTGATCACTTCCTACTGTTTTCAGTGAGAAATTTCCCTCTCTCAGTTGACCACCTAATCCATCCAGATCGCCGTTGCTTTAGTGGTGATGGCTGCCGAGACGACATCTCCATGTCTGTCAGATTCTTTGAATAGATGACTTGTTTCAGCGTTAGATGTGATCAGATGAATTTGGCCAACAACATCCTGACCGGTCACCCCTAAAAGACTCGAGATTGGTCCCAGTTTTATTTTATGTGAAACTCAATAAGGCAGCTTTCCTGGAACCTCCTATTCTAGTGCTTTTGAACGATATTATTGCAAGGTAGCCAGCTTCTCtattttgtttcaaatattGTTTATGATCTTTTAGGCTTTGTCTTTCACAGTTAGGCACCCTTGATTTATTAACTATCCATAGAATTTCTACAAGAACGTGGTTCTAGTTAGAGTGTTGAGTCATCATAAATGGCCATCTTTTGAAGATCAAAGAATCCATAGTCAGTTAAGAAGAATCGTGCAAGGTAAAAGAACTCTTTCACAGCATATTTCACAACAAAGTTTATCGTCGCCAAAACTCGAATGTAACCTTTTTCTTTTAGTGTACTGGGTAAGCAACATTTCCTGTTCCCGTGATTGCGGAATCTGACCAAAAACTTATAGAACCGCAATGGGAAAGGTGAAGAGAAAGATTTCACATTTCAGACTATTCTGAATCGCTCGGTGAAGACTCTGCGGGAGTTCCCCTGAATCTGTTACAGATTTTGGAGAGCATGGGACTGATCGGAGAGGAAAGGGTTATCGATCCTATCCCTACTACTCATTCTAAAAAGGTTAAAAGGGACAAATCgttcaaaaagaagaagaaattggCTTCTAAAGCTGTTGATGCTGAGAAGGAGAAAGAGTTGTTTTCGGCTCCCAAGATCGAAAATTTGGTCCCTGATAAGTGGAAACCAACAGCGCCAGTCTTGAAATGGTCGAACAGAGGTGAGCTTCAAGGTTTTCAACACACCCAAATGCAAAGGAAGGAATTTCAGGTGAAATGCATTTGACATTAAAAACTAGCATTACGTGGAAGAGATGGAAGCTGAATAGCAATAGATCAGGACACCAATTTTAGGTTGGTAATTATGGCGGAAGATATATGGTGGTCGAACCAACCTTAACAAAAGTTGGACATATGAGAGATTCGAGAACCTTTGGACAGAAAGGGAAGGCAAGAGGTTGCGGAAGGTGTTGAGCGACAGGGCCAAGAGGTGAGGCAGCTATGAAAGAGTTATGTTGTGGCGCCTTAGAAATGGGGATTGGgagattatttgatattttttccgATACCAAAGGAGGAGATCTGGTAATGAGAGGAGCTGATGTGAGGGACAGAAGGAGGAGAGGTTTGAGTTCTCTAGTACGGCGGGCAAAGGCAAGCAACAACGAAATACAAGGAGCAGCGAAGAGAGATGGCAAGGCAATATGAAAAAAACAGTAAAACATGTGATAGCTGACGAGTGACTATGGGAAAAGGAAAGTACCATCGAAAAGGCAAGAGGTAAGACATCAAAAGACAACAAGAGACAACAAAATGTGGAGGAAGACTGCTTCGCAGAAGCTTTCTTCACGGCCTGAGACCGGTGAAAATCATGAACCAGGATCAGGTGAGAAGTGGATAGTATATGAGGAAGCAAGGTGACACAATGTGTTTGAATGGAGGCGAAGAAAATAGGAGAAGAAGCTATGCTATATGCCGGCTTGAAAAGCATTGTTGGAAAAATATGAGGGGTAATACATCGAATTACCATATAGTTTAAGGGgaatttgccaaaactaacctacaacttgattttaaccccaaatatatactcaaacttgaatcaaatgcaaaactaacttaaaagccttgtgaaattactgCCCAACCCcttgtaaccaaacaaaaaaatagaagtcatttttacgaatatagccccagtaagtcatctgagatgttggaagtcgtctggacgacttatttgtaagtcgtctggtacctgtttatcttaaaaataatttataaattttgtaaaaaatattttgatgagtgaaaattaaaaatcatgtaattataaacagttttaaatgatataaattaagatatgataaaattgatttgttttcaagatagatgagtggaagtagtgaatcatgatattctttggtttaggggtttggcaaacatatgttgtagtattgtatgtatttttaaggttagattttggaaagctgaaatgttttttcaaaaattaattttcacctatatatgtttatttctgtgtatagtaaacacttttcaagtttgatttgattttatgaagtgtttaattagataattaagtttaggggttatgtttagggtgtggacgacttatatttcagtcgtctagtgaataATTTTACCCAggcgacttatatttcagtcgtccacatcgtaccgaacctttaattttaccaatgtacgttttaacctaaccggatcatttaccggacatacaaaaactatttttttttcactttttcacAACTTTACGAAACCCTAGTGTCGTTTCTCtccaaaggcgatttcgaaggcgatAAGACGAAAACCCTATCGTGATCGTGTTCCGTCGTTCTCTTCGCCGGTAATCTCTCCGATTACGACGAATCTCGTTTCTCCTTCATGCCGTAGAGTATTTCCGTAGTTTAAACTGACCATCCGCTTcgtttttttcagatctgaaatctCGTTTGCCAAAATCCGCCGCCGGTATGTTATTTCTCATGTCTTAAGGCGTTTACCCTAAAAATTGTAGTCTTGATTCTTCTTTTCCCTTCGATTTGCAGATCTGTAACCACTTGGGACCACATCTTCTCCGACCATATCTTCTCCGACAATATCTTCTCCGACTGTAAGTCAttcgtcttttttttaaaagatggtTTTTCTATTTATTCAGATATTCATGCTCAACAAGATTTTGAGATCTGACGATTGTTGTAGTCTTTTACTGAAAGACTACTCggacgacttccaagaagtcttctacgATGTCTTACTCTCTGGacaacttacatgtaagtcatccagAGTGTAAGACTtcgtagaagacttcctggaatgGAACCAAGTAGTCTtctcacttcctggaagtcgtctgagtagtCTTCTATAGTATTTAGAATAGTGCGCTGCCTATGTGTTTGAGATGGTTGTTTGTGATTGTTTGCAGGCCTTAAAATGGATTTACCAGAACTCCCGCCGAGGATGTTTACAGTAGGAGAAGAGCCCGCTGCAATCAGGAGCATTTCGTATCATTCTGATGACACGAAGTTGTTTAAAGCTCTATGTGATTGTCTCACAGCTGACGAATATGATGATCTGAAGGTGTCAAAGTTGGGAGtgttcatcaagttcaaggagcttGGCTTTGGTTGGACTTCAAGGCTGGTACATTTTATTCTCTGTTTCCAGATGGACATCAAGAAGAAGTTTGAGCTCTGGAGTCTTGTCGTTTCAcaacctgtgaggttttcactgatAGAGTTTGAACACCTCACTGGTCTGAACTGCGATTACATCAAGGACCTGGAAAATCCAAGGTGTGAGGTTACGAAGGAGGTGGCTGCTTTTTGGGAGAAGATGGGTGTTGATCTCGATACAGGGCCAAGTATTGAACAGATAACATAAGCATTTTACAGATGCGATGATtggtctcgggatgatcgcaagcgACTGGGATACCTTGCCCTCTACGCATGATACATTGAATGGAAAAAGTTCTCAATCGCTACACGGGCTAGTcttgcaaggctagtgatggatttagaaaaatttgagaattatccatgggggagagtggcgtttaaggtgctgatggattCTCTGAAGGCAAAAGACTTGACGCAAACAGGTTACACTGTTGATGGGTTTATACATGTTATCCAGGGGTGGGCGTACTATGCTATGCCAGAATGGGGTGCTAATTATGGGTCTCCCGTACCAGACAGAACGTCTCCACTGTTGCTGGCTTACAAGGGTGGCCAAGGACGACGCAGATGTTTTAAGTCGGCTATCAACAGACAAGTACTTAATTTCACTCCCTAAgacttctcagacgacttaaatttaagtcgtctggaaagtcttctgacaaaaagacttctcagacgacttaactttaagtcgtaTGAGTGGTATTtttgttggaagactttccagacgacttaacaaAAATACcactcagacgacttaactaagtttatatcttttatttactgCAGATTAACGTGAACAACTTTGTTCAAAAGGACCTTGATGAAATGTTTCCAGAATGGGACAGAGACGTAGAGGACCCTGCCGCGGATAACATAATTAAAGTCATGTTTAATAATCCTGgatggaagtggaccatggactGCTGGACAGTCACCGGTACTCACAAGGTTGTGAAGATGGAAGTGAGTCCAGTGAAGAATGAAGTGAGTTCAGTGAAGACGGAAGCGACTACAGTGAAGTCAGAGAGTGTTGTGAAGGAAGAAAGTAgcagacctcggaagaaagctcgtaaagggTCTTATGTTTCTGCTGAGGCACCTGCAGCGGGTAGTGATGGCTTTGGGATGACGAAAGAGCAGATTGAAAGGGCCTTCAAGGACATATCTGATGCCATTAGTGATGGCtttgggacgtgccttaaggagatcaagttgctgGGGGATAGGATGGGAGCTGTGGAGAAGATGATCACCAAAAAAGGGAGTTCATCTGATGATCTTCAACTTACAACCACTTCAAATCCACCAAAACCTGTG
The window above is part of the Brassica napus cultivar Da-Ae chromosome C8, Da-Ae, whole genome shotgun sequence genome. Proteins encoded here:
- the LOC125591649 gene encoding uncharacterized protein LOC125591649 codes for the protein MDLEKFENYPWGRVAFKVLMDSLKAKDLTQTGYTVDGFIHVIQGWAYYAMPEWGANYGSPVPDRTSPLLLAYKGGQGRRRCFKSAINRQINVNNFVQKDLDEMFPEWDRDVEDPAADNIIKVMFNNPGWKWTMDCWTVTGTHKVVKMEVSPVKNEVSSVKTEATTVKSESVVKEESSRPRKKARKGSYVSAEAPAAGSDGFGMTKEQIERAFKDISDAISDGFGTCLKEIKLLGDRMGAVEKMITKKGSSSDDLQLTTTSNPPKPVHEPGVSTKTSPKIAEKRVTWQSVRKSQN